In the Streptomyces sp. f51 genome, one interval contains:
- a CDS encoding DUF397 domain-containing protein: protein MPTTTWQKSSYCAQGEACVHVAASGAAETVHLTESADPAHSILSTTPAAFGALLRALKGEDRG from the coding sequence ATGCCCACCACGACCTGGCAGAAGTCGTCCTACTGCGCACAGGGCGAAGCCTGCGTACATGTTGCCGCGTCCGGTGCCGCAGAAACGGTCCACCTGACCGAGAGCGCCGACCCCGCCCACTCCATACTCTCGACCACCCCCGCCGCCTTCGGCGCCCTCCTTCGCGCGCTCAAGGGCGAGGACCGGGGCTGA